The genomic interval GGAACAAAAATTAATATATACAGATTGGACCGCAAGCGGAAGATTATACCGCCCAATTGAAGAAAAGTTAATAAATGAATTTGGACCTTTTATAGCAAATACACATACAGAAACATCAACTTCTGGTGCTGCTATGACTTTAGCGTATCATGAAGCTAGAAGCATTATTAAACGTCATGTGAATGCAAATGATAATGATGTTTTAATTACTTCCGGTACAGGAATGACAGGTGTTGTTAATAAATTTCAAAGAATTTTAGGATTAAAAGTTTCAGAAAATTTAAAAGAACATACTCATATTCCAGATGAAATTAGACCTATTGTTTTTGTTTCTCATATGGAGCATCACTCTAACCATACATCTTGGATAGAAACAATTGCAGATGTTGAAGTAGTGCCTTGTAATGATGAAGGTTTGTTATGTGTAAAGAAATTTGAAGAGTGTATTAAGAAATACGAACACAGAAAAATAAAGATTGCTTCTATAACATCCTGTTCTAATGTTACAGGAATAAAAACGGCATATCATGAAGTTGCAAAGCTAATACATAAATACAACGGACTCTGTTTTGTCGATTTTGCTTGTTGTGCTCCTTATGTAGATATAAATATGCACCCAGAAAATGAAGACGAACAATTAGATGCAATTTTCTTTTCTCCTCATAAGTTTTTAGGAGGTCCAGGAACTTCTGGAGTTTTAGTTTTTAATAAAAAATTGTATAAAAATGTGGTGCCAGATAACCCAGGTGGAGGTACAGTAAGTTATACAAATCCTTGGGGACAGCATGATTATTTTGTGGATGTAGAAACAAGAGAAGATGGTGGAACACCAGGATTTATGCAGGCTATAAAAATTGCACTTTCTATTCAGTTGAAAGACAAAATGGGCGTTGTAAACATTAAGAAAAGGGAAGATGAAATAAATGCAGTGGTCTTTGAAACTTTAGAAAGCCTTTCTGGAGTAAAAATATTAGCGCCAAACCATAAAGACCGATTGAGTATTTTTTCTTTTTATTTTGAAAAACATCACTTTAATATGGTTGTAAAAATATTGAATGATAGATTCGGAATTCAGACTAGGGGAGGTTGTTCTTGTGCAGGAACTTACGGACATTTTTTATTGAATGTAGATCAAGCAACATCTAATAGAATTAAAGATGAAATATTGCTGGGTTGTAGTACAGACAAACCAGGTTGGATTCGCTTGTCAATTCACCCAACAATTACATCAGAAGAGTTAAGCTTTATTTGTAATTCTTTAAAAGAACTGTCAGAAAATATTGAAGAATGGTCTAAAGATTATAAGTATGATAATCTAAAAAATGATTTTTTACACAAGACTGTTCCACCTATTGAAAAAGAGTTGGTAAAAAAATGGTTTTCATTATAAATTTTAAGGAGCTATTGAACCTTTAAAATAGATGTTGTTAAATTGATTTTTGCTTCTAATCTTATTTACTTTATCATGAAAATTTAAAGTAATATTTTTAAAAAAAACACCTCACAGATTAGAAATATGTGAGGTGTTTTTTTATCACTATAAAAAAATCTAAACGGGCTCTTTTTCTTCTAAAGCTTTTTCTTTTT from Polaribacter sejongensis carries:
- a CDS encoding aminotransferase class V-fold PLP-dependent enzyme gives rise to the protein MISANKNNIVKSDLENYFNQFKKNIVGINQTFQSPYGEQKLIYTDWTASGRLYRPIEEKLINEFGPFIANTHTETSTSGAAMTLAYHEARSIIKRHVNANDNDVLITSGTGMTGVVNKFQRILGLKVSENLKEHTHIPDEIRPIVFVSHMEHHSNHTSWIETIADVEVVPCNDEGLLCVKKFEECIKKYEHRKIKIASITSCSNVTGIKTAYHEVAKLIHKYNGLCFVDFACCAPYVDINMHPENEDEQLDAIFFSPHKFLGGPGTSGVLVFNKKLYKNVVPDNPGGGTVSYTNPWGQHDYFVDVETREDGGTPGFMQAIKIALSIQLKDKMGVVNIKKREDEINAVVFETLESLSGVKILAPNHKDRLSIFSFYFEKHHFNMVVKILNDRFGIQTRGGCSCAGTYGHFLLNVDQATSNRIKDEILLGCSTDKPGWIRLSIHPTITSEELSFICNSLKELSENIEEWSKDYKYDNLKNDFLHKTVPPIEKELVKKWFSL